In [Phormidium] sp. ETS-05, the genomic window TGTCCAAGATGGAGTCACGCCATATGAAAGGTTTCCAAGCCTGTGGGCGGAATCTAGGGGTCACTCCGGACATGGATTTTGCGCAGGAGTTTTTTGCTCCGCTGCACCAAAATTTCCAGGAGGCAGCGCGAGATGGACGATTAGTTACTTGTTTGCTGATTCAGTCTTTGATTATTGAGTGTTTCGCGATCGCTGCCTACAATATCTACATCCCGGTGGCGGACCCCTTTGCCCGCAAAATCACTGAGGGCGTGGTCAAAGACGAATATATGCACCTCAATTTTGGTCAAGAGTGGCTCCAGGCTCACTTTGAAGAGTCGAAAGCTGAACTCGAAGAAGCCAACCGCCAAAATCTTCCCCTCGTCTGGAAGATGCTAAACCAAGTGGAAGCCGACGCCAAGGTTTTGGCGATGGAAAAGGATGCTCTGGTGGAAGACTTTATGATTGCCTATGGCGAAGCTCTGAGTGATATCGGCTTCACCACCCGCGAAATTATGAAGATGTCCGCCTACGGTCTCAAAGGGGCAGCCTAACGGGGTTATGAACCACAGGGGCAGTGCCTCTGTGGTGCCGGAGCCCGCCCCAACCTTGGACTTACCTGTTGACAAGCCGATATATCTCTGGTATAATCATAGATTTGCTGTTGGCAATCAAGCTAGCAAACCCCTTCAGGGATGAAATAAAATGAAATGATTGTGGCTGGGATTAATGCGGGCGTCTCGCCCCTGGCCCCAACCAGAAGCCCAGAGCGGTCAAAAGTTATTGGTCAAAAGTGATTGGTCATTGGAATTGTGACCAATGACTCGCCGGAGTTGTGACTCTTGGACAAGAGTAGTGTAGAATTCCTCTACGGCTTCAAATACCCGCTATAAATATTAATGTTTGGTCTCATCGGTCATCTTACCAGTTTGGCTCACGCCCAGTCCGTCGCCCAAGAGCTGGGATATCCAGAATACGCGGATCAGGGTTTGGATTTTTGGTGTTCTGCTCCGCCGCAAATTGTGGATAGCTTTAAGG contains:
- a CDS encoding aldehyde oxygenase (deformylating), with the protein product MPQLEATSSVTDLDFQNETYKDAYSRINAIVIEGEREATDNYVQLAALLPDRSEELTLLSKMESRHMKGFQACGRNLGVTPDMDFAQEFFAPLHQNFQEAARDGRLVTCLLIQSLIIECFAIAAYNIYIPVADPFARKITEGVVKDEYMHLNFGQEWLQAHFEESKAELEEANRQNLPLVWKMLNQVEADAKVLAMEKDALVEDFMIAYGEALSDIGFTTREIMKMSAYGLKGAA